In Vulpes lagopus strain Blue_001 chromosome 1, ASM1834538v1, whole genome shotgun sequence, a genomic segment contains:
- the PGC gene encoding LOW QUALITY PROTEIN: gastricsin (The sequence of the model RefSeq protein was modified relative to this genomic sequence to represent the inferred CDS: inserted 2 bases in 1 codon; deleted 3 bases in 3 codons; substituted 3 bases at 3 genomic stop codons), translated as MKWMAMALISLQLLEAAVVKVPLRKLESICEPMKEKGLLGSXLEDPKNDPAHKYHSGNLGVVFKPLAYLDSMYLGEISIGTPSQNFLVLFDTGSSILWVPSVQCQSWACASHPRFNPNMSSTYSSNGQIFSAQHGSGSLSGVYGYDTVQVQSIQVSNXQFGLSEHEPTPYFLXVRFVGIMGLAYRALAEDRGITALQGMLQAGLFSSQVFSFYLGRXETARGAVLIFRGIDHSLHKGPIYWAPVTQEHYWQIGIEEFLIGGCATSWCSQGCQAIVNTGTSLLTVPQQDLSALLQATGAQADQYGQFIVDCNNVQNLPTLTFLISRVRLSLPYHSFLFTENGICALGVQATYLPSSSGQPLWILGVVFLKSYYSIFDIGNNRVGCATAA; from the exons ATGAAGTGGATGGCGATGGCCTTGATCAGCCTCCAGCTCTTGGAGGCAGCAGTGGTCAA AGTCCCCCTGAGGAAATTAGAGTCCATCTGTGAGCCCATGAAGGAGAAGGGCTTACTGGGGAG TCTTGAGGACCCCAAGAATGACCCTGCCCACAAGTACCACTCTGGCAACCTTGGTGTGGTCTTCAAG CCCCTGGCCTACCTGGAT AGTATGTACCTTGGGGAAATCAGCATTGGGACCCCATCGCAGAACTTCCTGGTCCTTTTTGATACTGGCTCCTCCATCCTGTGGGTGCCTTCCGTCCAGTGCCAGAGCTGGGCCTGTG CCAGTCACCCCCGCTTCAACCCCAACATGTCCTCGACTTACTCCAGCAATGGGCAGATCTTCTCTGCGCAGCATGGCAGCGGCAGCCTCAGTGGAGTCTACGGCTATGACACTG TCCAGGTCCAGAGCATCCAGGTCTCCAACTAGCAGTTCGGCCTGAGTGAGCATGAGCCGACTCCCTACTTCCTCTAGGTCAGGTTTGTTGGCATCATGGGCTTGGCCTACCGGGCCCTGGCAGAGGACAGGGGCATCACAGCCCTGCAGGGCATGCTGCAGGCAGGCCTCTTCTCCAGCCAAGTCTTCAGCTTCTACCTGGGCAGGTAAGAAACTGCACGGGG AGCAGTTCTCATATTCAGAGGGATAGACCACAGCCTGCACAAGGGA CCAATCTACTGGGCCCCAGTCACCCAGGAGCACTACTGGCAGATTGGCATTGAGGA GTTCCTCATTGGCGGCTGTGCCACCAGCTGGTGCTCCCAGGGCTGCCAGGCCATTGTGAACACAGGCACATCTCTGCTCACTGTACCCCAGCAG GACCTGAGTGCCCTTCTGCAGGCTACAGGGGCCCAGGCGGACCAATACGGACAG TTTATCGTGGACTGTAACAACGTCCAGAACCTGCCCACCTTGACCTTCCTCATTAGTCGTGTCCGTCTCTCCCTGCCATACCACTCCTTCCTCTTCACA GAAAATGGCATTTGTGCCCTGGGGGTCCAGGCCACCTACCTGCCCTCCAGCAGTGGCCAGCCCCTGTGGATTCTTGGGGTTGTCTTCCTCAAGTCTTACTACTCCATCTTTGACATTGGCAACAACAGGGTGGGCTGCGCCACTGCTGCCTAG